Proteins from a genomic interval of Arachis hypogaea cultivar Tifrunner chromosome 10, arahy.Tifrunner.gnm2.J5K5, whole genome shotgun sequence:
- the LOC114924529 gene encoding dynamin-related protein 4C-like has translation MVDLPGITRVPVHGQPENIYDQIKDIIMEYIRPEESIILNVLSATVDFTTCESIRMSQSVDKTGLRTLAVVTKADKSPEGLLEKVTADDVNWFESHPMLSKIDKSIVGVPVLAQRLVQVQGMIISKTLPEIVKKINEKLTYKLT, from the coding sequence ATGGTGGATCTTCCTGGTATAACTAGGGTTCCTGTTCATGGCCAGCCTGAAAATATCTATGATCAGATCAAGGATATTATCATGGAGTATATTAGGCCTGAAGAGAGCATTATTCTGAATGTTCTTTCTGCTACCGTTGATTTTACTACTTGTGAATCCATAAGAATGTCTCAGTCTGTGGATAAAACTGGTTTGAGAACCTTGGCTGTTGTAACAAAGGCTGATAAGTCTCCTGAAGGCTTGTTGGAAAAGGTAACTGCTGATGATGTTAACTGGTTTGAGTCTCATCCAATGCTTTCAAAGATTGACAAATCCATTGTTGGTGTTCCTGTTCTGGCACAGAGGCTAGTTCAAGTTCAAGGCATGATCATATCCAAAACTCTGCCCGAAATTGTGAAGAAAATCAATGAGAAGCTGACTTACAAGCTGACTTAA